From Streptomyces sp. NBC_00690, a single genomic window includes:
- a CDS encoding lysophospholipid acyltransferase family protein yields the protein MKFSIGGSLKLAFRPWVEGLENIPADGPAILASNHLSFSDSFFLPAVLDRKVTFIAKAEYFTSPGVKGRLTAAFFKGVGQLPVDRSGGRGAGQAAVRAGIEVVERGDLFGIYPEGTRSPDGRLYRGKPGGLGRVALATGAPVIPIAMIDTEKIQPPGKVVPRLMRPGIRIGKPLDFSRYQGLEEDRYILRSLTDEVMYEIMKLSGQEYVDIYATVAKREIAEAEKAAKAAAKAAEGNKAREKAPAVEQAAPADDVEHTDRPPAA from the coding sequence ATGAAGTTCTCCATCGGAGGCTCGCTGAAGCTTGCCTTCAGACCCTGGGTGGAGGGTCTGGAGAACATTCCCGCCGATGGCCCGGCGATCCTCGCGAGCAACCATCTCTCCTTCTCCGACTCCTTCTTCCTGCCGGCGGTCCTCGACCGGAAGGTCACCTTCATCGCGAAGGCGGAGTACTTCACCTCGCCAGGGGTCAAGGGTCGGCTCACCGCCGCCTTCTTCAAGGGTGTGGGACAGCTCCCGGTCGACCGGTCCGGTGGGCGGGGCGCGGGTCAGGCGGCGGTCAGGGCCGGTATCGAGGTGGTGGAGCGCGGCGATCTCTTCGGCATCTACCCCGAGGGCACGCGCTCCCCTGACGGCAGGCTCTACCGCGGCAAGCCCGGTGGCCTCGGCCGGGTGGCGCTCGCCACCGGTGCGCCGGTGATCCCCATCGCCATGATCGACACGGAGAAGATCCAGCCGCCCGGCAAGGTCGTGCCCAGGCTGATGCGGCCGGGCATCCGGATCGGCAAGCCGCTCGACTTCAGCCGCTATCAGGGCCTGGAGGAGGACCGCTACATTCTGCGTTCACTGACCGACGAGGTCATGTACGAGATCATGAAGCTCTCCGGGCAGGAGTACGTCGACATCTACGCCACCGTCGCCAAGCGGGAGATCGCGGAGGCGGAGAAGGCGGCCAAGGCGGCGGCGAAGGCGGCCGAGGGGAACAAGGCCCGGGAGAAGGCGCCGGCCGTGGAGCAGGCCGCTCCGGCCGATGACGTCGAACACACGGACAGACCGCCGGCAGCGTAG